The genomic interval CCCCTCCGTAACTTGCCTTCTTATTTAGCTTACAACATAACGATGTGAGATTGCAACATTCTGCTCATTTGGTGGAGACCGTGGAGGGCAGGCACGAGGAGAGACCGCCCTCCACCTCGCTGCCACGAGGACGGCCGCACCACCGCGCACGCTCCCGACCTCGTGCGCGAGCTGCTCGGCCCGAAGCGGTTCACGGACCTCCGCGCCGACCTGCCCGGGACCAGCTCCACCGCGCCGCCGCCGCGGCCGAAGGACCTCGGTGTGGTCGTGCGCGAGCCGCTTTCCCCGCCCGCCGCGACCCGGGTCTACGCCCCGAGCGAGTGGGGCCGCGAGCTGGAGCCGGTCTTGCGGGCGCTGGGGGGCCCGCTCACCGACCAGGCCGCAG from Deinococcus aestuarii carries:
- a CDS encoding winged helix-turn-helix transcriptional regulator; translated protein: MRELLGPKRFTDLRADLPGTSSTAPPPRPKDLGVVVREPLSPPAATRVYAPSEWGRELEPVLRALGGPLTDQAAGAHRW